A region from the Nitrososphaera sp. genome encodes:
- a CDS encoding Lrp/AsnC ligand binding domain-containing protein, translated as MIYGFVLATRYPDRDRASIESVLANIAGVKEVYRTSGIYDMVIKIEAADAASLRRAAREIKAIDGIQFAVTNVVYDAEYGIRPPTRSATAA; from the coding sequence ATGATTTACGGATTTGTTCTTGCTACCCGCTATCCGGATAGGGACCGGGCTTCTATAGAATCCGTCTTGGCGAATATTGCGGGAGTAAAGGAGGTTTACCGGACTAGCGGCATTTACGACATGGTTATCAAGATTGAGGCTGCGGATGCAGCCAGCCTGCGTCGCGCTGCACGGGAAATCAAGGCAATAGACGGGATACAATTCGCCGTGACTAACGTAGTTTACGACGCAGAATACGGAATACGGCCTCCAACGCGGTCTGCTACTGCAGCATAA